The Legionella cincinnatiensis genome includes a region encoding these proteins:
- the atpA gene encoding F0F1 ATP synthase subunit alpha produces the protein MSEQVALNPSEISELIRKKIEHFSVVSEARNEGTIVSLKDGVVSLHGLEDVMAGEMIEFPGGTYGLALNLERDSVGAVVLGEYSSLAEGQKGKCTGRILEVPVGKGLLGRVVDALGNPIDGKGPIETSGMSPIEKVAPGVIARKSVDQPVQTGLKAIDAMIPVGRGQRELIIGDRQTGKTAIAIDAIINQKGTGVKCIYVAVGQKASSVAAIVRKLEEHDALEHTIVVVAGASDSAALQFIAPYAGCTMGEYFMEHGEDALIVYDDLTKQAWAYRQISLLLRRPPGREAYPGDIFYLHSRLLERAARINADEVEKLTNGDVKGKTGSLTALPIIETQAGDVSAFVPTNVISITDGQIFLDVDLFNSGVRPAINSGLSVSRVGGAAQTKIMKKLGGGTRLALAQFRELEAFSQFASDLDDATRKQLERGQRITELMKQKQYSPLSVAEMGTALFVVEKGYLDDVPVNEIAAFEASLHDYMRTSHPDLLQLINEAGGYDNDIEMKLKNAVEDFKRTASW, from the coding sequence ATGTCAGAACAAGTCGCATTAAATCCTTCTGAAATCAGCGAATTAATCAGAAAGAAAATAGAACACTTTAGTGTAGTATCCGAAGCACGTAATGAGGGTACTATTGTTAGTTTGAAAGACGGTGTTGTAAGTTTGCATGGCCTTGAAGATGTAATGGCTGGTGAAATGATAGAATTCCCAGGCGGCACTTATGGTTTGGCTCTTAACCTTGAAAGAGATTCAGTAGGAGCAGTTGTTCTAGGTGAATATTCTTCTTTAGCTGAAGGGCAAAAAGGTAAATGCACCGGTCGTATTCTTGAAGTTCCAGTTGGAAAAGGTCTTCTCGGCCGTGTTGTTGATGCATTAGGAAATCCAATTGATGGTAAAGGCCCAATTGAAACATCCGGTATGTCACCAATCGAAAAAGTTGCTCCTGGCGTTATTGCACGTAAATCGGTAGATCAACCAGTACAAACTGGATTAAAAGCAATTGATGCGATGATTCCAGTTGGACGTGGTCAACGTGAATTGATTATTGGTGACCGTCAAACAGGAAAAACAGCAATTGCAATTGATGCGATCATCAATCAGAAAGGTACAGGTGTTAAGTGTATTTATGTAGCAGTGGGGCAAAAAGCTTCTTCTGTTGCGGCAATTGTACGTAAACTCGAAGAACATGATGCTTTAGAGCATACTATTGTTGTCGTCGCTGGCGCCTCTGATTCAGCTGCCTTACAATTTATTGCGCCTTATGCGGGTTGTACCATGGGTGAGTATTTCATGGAACATGGTGAAGATGCTTTAATTGTATACGATGACTTAACCAAACAAGCTTGGGCTTACCGACAAATATCATTATTGTTGAGAAGACCACCAGGTCGTGAAGCATATCCAGGTGATATTTTCTATTTACACTCACGCTTATTAGAAAGAGCAGCACGAATTAATGCTGATGAAGTGGAAAAACTGACTAATGGCGACGTTAAAGGAAAAACAGGTTCATTAACAGCATTGCCAATTATTGAAACTCAAGCAGGTGACGTATCTGCATTCGTACCCACGAATGTTATTTCTATTACCGATGGTCAGATTTTCCTTGATGTTGATTTATTCAACTCAGGTGTGAGACCTGCGATCAACTCTGGTCTTTCTGTATCACGAGTGGGTGGTGCTGCACAAACCAAGATCATGAAAAAGCTAGGTGGTGGAACTCGTTTAGCGCTTGCTCAGTTTCGTGAGTTAGAAGCATTCTCTCAATTTGCTTCCGACCTTGATGATGCAACACGAAAGCAATTAGAGCGTGGCCAACGAATTACCGAACTTATGAAACAAAAACAATACTCGCCATTATCCGTTGCAGAAATGGGCACCGCATTGTTCGTCGTAGAAAAAGGTTATTTGGATGATGTGCCTGTAAATGAAATTGCAGCATTTGAGGCCTCGTTGCATGACTACATGCGTACGTCGCATCCTGACTTGTTGCAGTTGATTAATGAAGCTGGCGGTTATGATAATGACATTGAAATGAAATTGAAGAATGCTGTAGAAGACTTTAAACGTACAGCAAGTTGGTAA
- the atpG gene encoding F0F1 ATP synthase subunit gamma — translation MAGAKEIRSKISSINKTRKITRAMEMVAASKMRKTQERMRASKPYANKIYAVVKHIARAHSEYRHPFMSHREINRIGLIVVTTDRGLCGGLNVNLLRETVKTIRSWKEQGKEVDLAVIGRKGQAFFKRVGSNVLGSKDHLGDTPSINDLIGIVKVMLDAFNNGTIDALHIVYNEFVNTMTQKPVVKQLLPLPKSEEDSKTMGHHWDYIYEPDAKELLDNLLERYIELQIYQAVVENIACEQAAKMIAMKNATENAGDLIKEFQLAYNKARQAAITQELAEIVGGASAL, via the coding sequence ATGGCTGGAGCAAAAGAAATCCGTTCGAAAATTTCGAGTATTAATAAAACTCGAAAAATTACTCGTGCGATGGAAATGGTAGCAGCAAGTAAAATGCGTAAAACTCAAGAAAGAATGCGCGCATCTAAACCTTATGCTAATAAGATCTACGCAGTGGTAAAACACATTGCTCGTGCACACTCAGAATACAGACATCCGTTTATGAGTCATCGCGAGATTAATCGTATAGGTCTTATTGTTGTGACTACAGATCGAGGTTTGTGTGGTGGTTTAAACGTTAACTTACTCCGCGAAACTGTAAAAACAATTCGCAGTTGGAAAGAGCAAGGAAAAGAAGTTGATCTTGCTGTTATTGGTCGTAAAGGACAGGCATTTTTCAAGCGTGTTGGGAGTAATGTTCTCGGTTCAAAAGATCATCTAGGTGATACCCCTAGTATTAATGACCTTATTGGAATTGTAAAAGTGATGCTGGATGCGTTTAACAATGGCACCATTGACGCATTGCACATCGTATACAATGAATTTGTGAACACCATGACACAAAAACCTGTGGTGAAACAATTATTACCATTGCCAAAATCAGAAGAAGACAGTAAGACAATGGGACATCATTGGGATTATATTTATGAACCTGATGCTAAAGAGTTACTGGATAATCTTTTAGAACGTTATATCGAATTACAAATTTATCAAGCGGTAGTTGAGAATATTGCTTGCGAGCAAGCAGCTAAGATGATTGCAATGAAAAATGCAACGGAAAACGCTGGTGATTTGATTAAAGAATTTCAATTGGCTTATAACAAAGCTCGACAAGCTGCTATTACACAAGAATTGGCGGAAATTGTCGGTGGCGCAAGCGCTTTATAA
- a CDS encoding TolC family protein, producing MRQRFYFVLFIAMSFLMSEALAAKPFTFKQALEIAYRNNPELQAEIEKAQAMRGYFIQSGLYPNPQLTLTAENFGGSGSYSSYEAAETTASVTQPIPLGNRLGYLKKATYADYLASLAQIQVQKATLYITVGVAYVDAFYAGQWRQVTKKLVRLNQDIVAAIERRVKAGAGAELDLRLAQVRLGEARIQENKAVRDELAQRAKLSRLLGDGLRIERPLIDKGFPDVELKWDKLLKKLPQSPQLQQMQLQLQAKRATITAVKKSVWPDLNIQLGGRHFSDDGSNAAVMSAYAQVPVFDRNQGKILTAEAQYTQTAHEYQGTRLDVRQNTYTLFLQAQQSEYEATQVTRSLLPLARKSIKLAQEGYQMGRYTYIELSLSLNTLYEEERHYQQAHADYHKALIQLTGLLGLHPTKESK from the coding sequence ATGCGTCAGCGATTCTATTTTGTTCTTTTTATAGCTATGAGCTTTTTGATGAGTGAAGCCCTTGCAGCGAAGCCGTTTACTTTTAAACAAGCCTTAGAAATTGCGTATCGTAACAACCCTGAATTACAAGCGGAAATAGAGAAAGCACAAGCAATGCGCGGATACTTTATTCAAAGCGGTCTCTATCCTAATCCACAACTGACCTTAACTGCTGAAAATTTCGGAGGTTCGGGTTCTTATTCAAGCTATGAGGCTGCAGAAACTACTGCTTCTGTGACCCAACCTATTCCTTTAGGGAATCGCTTGGGCTATTTAAAAAAGGCCACCTATGCTGATTATTTAGCATCCTTAGCACAAATCCAGGTTCAAAAAGCCACACTTTATATAACAGTTGGAGTTGCCTATGTTGATGCATTTTATGCAGGGCAATGGCGTCAAGTGACTAAAAAATTAGTTCGCCTTAATCAAGATATTGTGGCTGCTATTGAGCGACGCGTTAAGGCAGGTGCTGGCGCTGAATTAGATTTACGCTTAGCACAAGTACGTTTAGGCGAGGCTCGTATCCAAGAAAATAAGGCAGTACGAGATGAGTTGGCGCAAAGGGCCAAATTATCTCGGTTGTTAGGTGATGGTTTAAGAATAGAGCGACCGTTAATTGATAAGGGATTTCCTGATGTAGAATTAAAGTGGGATAAGTTGTTAAAGAAACTACCACAAAGCCCACAGCTGCAACAAATGCAATTACAACTTCAAGCCAAACGTGCAACTATTACAGCCGTTAAAAAATCGGTATGGCCTGATTTAAATATCCAACTTGGCGGGCGGCATTTTTCAGATGATGGGAGTAATGCTGCAGTGATGTCTGCTTATGCACAAGTTCCTGTGTTTGATCGAAATCAAGGAAAAATTCTGACTGCGGAAGCACAATACACGCAAACGGCCCATGAATACCAAGGAACCCGATTGGATGTTCGACAAAACACCTATACTCTGTTCTTACAGGCTCAACAAAGTGAGTATGAGGCAACACAAGTCACTCGCTCATTATTGCCTTTAGCACGTAAATCAATCAAATTGGCTCAAGAAGGTTATCAAATGGGACGTTATACCTATATTGAATTATCCCTCTCCCTTAATACGCTCTATGAAGAAGAGCGTCACTACCAACAAGCCCATGCTGATTACCATAAGGCATTGATTCAACTCACTGGACTTTTAGGATTGCATCCTACTAAGGAGAGTAAATGA
- the atpD gene encoding F0F1 ATP synthase subunit beta, which produces MSLGTVVEIIGAVVDVEFPRDNVPKINDALKLVDGDLVFEVQQQLGDGVVRTIAMGTTDGLKRGLKAENTGDPIQVPVGKKTLGRIMDVLGRPVDDAGPIGAEEHWSIHRKPPTYEDQAGSQELLETGIKVIDLLCPFAKGGKVGLFGGAGVGKTVNMMELIRNIAIEHSGYSVFAGVGERTREGNDFYHEMKDSNVLDKVSLVYGQMNEPPGNRLRVALTGLTMAEKFRDEGRDVLLFIDNIYRYTLAGVEVSALLGRMPSAVGYQPTLAEEMGMLQERITSTKTGSITSIQAVYVPADDLTDPSPATTFAHLDATVVLSRQIAELGIYPAVDPLDSTSRQLDPLIVGQEHYDTARRVQQTLQRYKELKDIIAILGMDELSEEDKRVVTRARKIQRFLSQPFFVAEVFTGSPGKYVSLKDTIKGFQGILAGEYDELPEQAFYMVGSIEEAVAKAKTL; this is translated from the coding sequence ATGAGCTTAGGAACTGTAGTAGAAATTATTGGCGCGGTTGTGGACGTAGAGTTTCCCCGTGATAATGTCCCTAAAATTAATGATGCATTGAAACTTGTTGATGGTGATTTGGTTTTTGAAGTACAGCAACAGTTGGGTGATGGTGTCGTTCGTACTATTGCCATGGGAACAACGGATGGCCTGAAGCGCGGACTAAAAGCTGAAAATACAGGTGATCCTATCCAAGTCCCTGTTGGTAAAAAAACTTTGGGACGGATTATGGATGTTTTGGGGCGTCCAGTTGATGATGCAGGCCCTATTGGGGCTGAAGAGCATTGGTCTATTCATCGTAAGCCACCCACGTACGAAGACCAAGCAGGTAGCCAAGAGTTACTTGAAACAGGTATTAAGGTTATTGACTTACTTTGCCCATTTGCTAAAGGAGGTAAAGTGGGCTTATTCGGTGGTGCCGGAGTAGGTAAAACCGTTAATATGATGGAATTAATTCGTAATATCGCCATTGAGCACAGTGGATATTCAGTATTTGCGGGTGTGGGAGAGCGTACTCGTGAAGGAAATGACTTCTATCATGAAATGAAAGATTCTAATGTATTGGATAAAGTATCACTCGTTTATGGTCAGATGAATGAACCACCAGGTAACCGTTTACGCGTTGCTTTAACTGGTCTGACTATGGCAGAAAAATTCCGTGATGAAGGGCGTGATGTGTTGTTATTTATTGACAATATTTATCGTTATACGCTCGCAGGGGTTGAAGTATCTGCGTTGCTGGGTCGTATGCCTTCTGCGGTGGGGTATCAACCGACATTGGCGGAAGAAATGGGTATGTTACAAGAACGTATTACCTCAACAAAAACAGGTTCTATTACCTCAATTCAAGCGGTTTATGTACCTGCAGACGACTTAACTGATCCATCGCCTGCAACAACGTTTGCTCACTTAGATGCTACAGTGGTATTGTCACGTCAAATTGCAGAGTTGGGTATTTATCCTGCAGTTGATCCATTAGATTCAACTTCACGTCAATTGGACCCTCTCATTGTAGGACAAGAACATTACGATACAGCCCGTCGTGTCCAACAGACATTACAACGATATAAAGAATTAAAAGATATTATTGCAATTCTTGGTATGGATGAGCTTTCTGAAGAAGATAAGCGTGTTGTGACTCGTGCGCGTAAAATTCAAAGATTTTTATCACAACCATTCTTCGTTGCAGAAGTCTTTACTGGTTCTCCAGGAAAATATGTATCTTTAAAAGATACGATTAAAGGTTTCCAAGGCATTCTTGCTGGTGAATATGATGAGTTACCAGAGCAAGCATTTTATATGGTTGGTAGCATAGAAGAAGCGGTTGCTAAAGCTAAAACCCTATGA
- a CDS encoding F0F1 ATP synthase subunit delta, translated as MSDSTTIARPYAKAIFEYALGENKLAEWSAHLRNLVLAVLTPEAEKFVANPATTVEQHIELLQTAVGIKSNDDRPINNVIALLATNKRLMLLPEIYALYEIHRADQEKTLDVNVCSYSELSSAQQQRLIESLSQRLKRKVSLKISIDPSLLGGAIIRAGDLVIDGSVRGKLNKLRTDLAA; from the coding sequence ATGTCTGATAGTACCACCATAGCCAGACCCTATGCTAAGGCAATTTTTGAATATGCTTTAGGGGAAAATAAATTAGCTGAGTGGTCAGCGCATTTGAGAAATCTTGTTCTAGCCGTGTTGACTCCAGAGGCGGAGAAGTTTGTAGCTAATCCAGCAACAACTGTTGAACAACATATCGAATTGCTGCAGACAGCGGTTGGTATAAAGTCAAATGATGATAGACCAATAAATAACGTTATCGCATTATTAGCTACGAATAAGCGCCTTATGTTATTACCAGAGATTTATGCACTTTATGAAATACATCGCGCAGATCAAGAAAAAACCCTAGATGTGAATGTATGCAGTTATTCTGAGTTATCAAGTGCACAACAACAACGCTTAATAGAATCATTGAGTCAACGCTTAAAGCGTAAGGTCTCGTTAAAAATCAGTATTGATCCTTCCTTGCTTGGTGGAGCAATAATTCGAGCGGGTGATTTAGTTATAGATGGTTCAGTTCGCGGCAAGCTTAATAAGCTTCGCACCGACTTAGCCGCTTAA
- a CDS encoding F0F1 ATP synthase subunit epsilon has protein sequence MTRTTHLDIVSAEHEIFSGLVEMIIATGELGEIGITAGHAPLLTVLKPGEVRLTLPGGSQQIYYVQGGMLEIQPNCVTVLADEVERADHLDEAAALAAKAHAEAAMANKGGEMDYSVAAAELARAVAQIRAIQKVRKIVK, from the coding sequence ATGACTAGAACAACGCACTTAGATATAGTTAGTGCTGAACATGAAATATTTTCCGGTTTAGTTGAAATGATTATTGCAACTGGAGAATTAGGCGAGATAGGTATTACCGCTGGTCATGCTCCTCTACTTACTGTTCTGAAACCAGGTGAAGTGAGACTTACTTTACCTGGCGGTAGCCAACAAATTTATTATGTTCAAGGTGGTATGCTGGAAATACAGCCTAATTGTGTTACTGTTCTTGCCGACGAGGTTGAGCGCGCTGATCATCTTGATGAAGCAGCTGCTCTTGCTGCAAAAGCTCATGCTGAAGCAGCAATGGCCAATAAAGGCGGTGAGATGGATTATTCTGTTGCTGCTGCTGAATTAGCACGAGCAGTTGCTCAAATTCGTGCGATTCAAAAAGTTAGAAAAATAGTTAAGTAA